Proteins encoded in a region of the Homo sapiens chromosome 9, GRCh38.p14 Primary Assembly genome:
- the TBC1D2 gene encoding TBC1 domain family member 2A isoform X2 yields MEAYRTQNCFLNSEIHQVTKIWRKVAEKEKALLTKCAYLQARNCQVESKYLAGLRRLQEALGDEASECSELLRQLVQEALQWEAGEASSDSIELSPISKYDEYGFLTVPDYEVEDLKLLAKIQALESRSHHLLGLEAVDRPLRERWAALGDLVPSAELKQLLRAGVPREHRPRVWRWLVHLRVQHLHTPGCYQELLSRGQAREHPAARQIELDLNRTFPNNKHFTCPTSSFPDKLRRVLLAFSWQNPTIGYCQGLNRLAAIALLVLEEEESAFWCLVAIVETIMPADYYCNTLTASQVDQRVLQDLLSEKLPRLMAHLGQHHVDLSLVTFNWFLVVFADSLISNILLRVWDAFLYEGTKVVFRYALAIFKYNEKEILRLQNGLEIYQYLRFFTKTISNSRKLMNIAFNDMNPFRMKQLRQLRMVHRERLEAELRELEQLKAEYLERRASRRRAVSEGCASEDEVEGEA; encoded by the exons ATGGAAGCTTACCGGACCCAGAACTGCTTCCTCAACTCCGAGATCCACCAGGTCACAAAGATCTGGAGAAAGGTGGCTGAGAAGGAGAAGGCCCTTCTGACGAAG TGCGCCTACCTCCAAGCCAGAAACTGCCAGGTGGAAAGCAAGTACCTGGCCGGTCTGAGAAGGCTGCAGGAGGCCCTGGGGGACGAAGCCAGCGAGTGCTCAGAGCTGCTGAGGCAGCTTGTCCAGGAGGCACTGCAGTGGgaagctggggaggcctcatctGACAGCATCGAGCTGAGCCCCATCAG TAAGTATGATGAGTACGGCTTCCTGACGGTGCCCGACTATGAGGTGGAAGACCTGAAGCTGCTGGCCAAGATCCAGGCATTGGAGTCACGATCCCACCACCTGCTGGGCCTCGAGGCTGTGGATCGGCCGCTGAGGGAGCGCTGGGCTGCCCTGGGCGATCTTGTGCCCTCAGCCGAGCTCAAGCAGCTACTGCGGGCAGGAGTACCCCGTGAACACCGGCCTCGTGTCTGGAGGTGGCTGGTCCACCTCCGTGTCCAGCACCTGCACACTCCAGGCTGCTACCAGGAACTGCTGAGCCGGGGCCAGGCCCGCGAGCACCCTGCTGCCCGCCAGATTGAGCTGGACCTGAACCGGACCTTCCCCAACAACAAACACTTCACCTGCCCCACCTCCAGCTTCCCCGACAAGCTCCGCCGGGTGCTGCTGGCCTTCTCCTGGCAGAACCCCACCATCGGCTACTGCCAGGGCCTGAACAG GCTGGCGGCCATTGCCCTGCTGGTCCTAGAGGAGGAGGAGAGCGCCTTCTGGTGCCTGGTGGCCATTGTGGAGACCATCATGCCCGCTGATTACTACTGCAACACGCTGACGGCATCCCAG GTGGACCAGCGGGTGCTCCAGGACCTGCTCTCGGAGAAGCTGCCCAGGCTGATGGCCCATCTGGGGCAGCACCACGTGGATCTCTCCCTCGTCACCTTCAACTGGTTCCTCGTGGTCTTTGCGGACAGTCTCATTAGCAACATCCTCCTTCGGGTCTGGGATGCCTTCCTGTACGAGGGGACGAAG GTGGTGTTTCGCTATGCCTTGGCCATTTTCAAGTACAACGAGAAGGAGATCTTGAGGCTACAGAATGGCCTGGAAATCTACCAGTACCTGCGCTTCTTCACCAAGACCATCTCCAACAGCCG GAAGCTGATGAACATCGCCTTCAATGACATGAACCCCTTCCGCATGAAACAGCTGCGGCAGCTGCGCATGGTCCACCGGGAGCGGCTGGAGGCTGAGCTGCGGGAGCTGGAGCAGCTTAAGGCAGAGTACCTGGAGAGGCGGGCATCCCGGCGCAGAGCTGTGTCCGAGGGCTGTGCCAGCGAGGACGAGGTGGAGGGGGAAGCCTGA